Sequence from the Mycobacteriales bacterium genome:
CGCCGCCGCCTCCAGCCGTCCGCGCCGGCGGGCGTCCCGGGCGTCGCTGCGGTGGCCGCTGTCGAACGGCAGGAAGCCGATCTCGCCGGCCGCGCCATGTGCGCCGCGGTGCAGCCGGCCACCGAGCACCAGCCCCATCCCGATGCCGGTGCCGACCGAGATGAACGCGAAGTTGTCGACGCCCTGGCCGTGGCCGTGGGTCCGCTCGGCCAGCGCCGCGGCGTTCACGTCGTTCTCCAGCATGAGCGACGGGCCGAACGCCGCGCGCAGCGAGGCCAGCACCGCCGGCTCGTCCCAGCCCGGCAGCGAGCCGGCCAGGCCGAGCGCGTCCCGGCTCGGGTCGTACACGCCGGGACTGCCGAGCACGGTCTGGGTGACGTCGCCGGCCCGTACGCCGGCGTCGGCGAGCAGTGACGTGGCCAGCTGCCGCAGCTCCCGGACCCGGTCCTGGCCCCGGGAGGCCGAGGATCGCAGGGCCGAGCGGGTCCGGACCGATCCGGACAGGTCGCCGATGGCGCCGCGGAGGAACTCGCTGCCGGCGTCGAGGGCGAGCACGAACCCGGCCTCGGGCCGGACCTGGTAGAGCAGGGCGGCCGGGCCCGGCACTCCCGTACGTACGCCGGTGGTGCGGACCAGCCCGGCCCGTTCGAGGTTGGCGAGAGTCAGCGACACCGTCGGCTTGGACAGCCGGGACATCCGCGCCAGGTCGGCCCGGGACGCCTCGCCCCCGTGCCGGAGGTGGTCGAGCAGGAGCTTCTCGTTCATCGCCCGCATCAGCTGCGGGCCCGCGGGCGAGCCACCCCCGATGGCCACCGTCACGTCCGGACCTCCACGGATGCAGGCCGGCACGAGCGGTCGGCAGCCAGGGTCTTGCGCCCCGGTTAATTGGAAGTCTAGTTTCCTAACAACCAGGTCGTCCAGGGACGGGAGGTCGCAGATGCCTCCGCCGGCCGTGCTGGGATTCGACTTCGGTGGCACCAAGATCGCCACGGCGGTGTGTGACGCCGCCGGGACGCGGCTGGGGTCCGGGACGATCGAGACCCGGCCGGAGGCGGGCGCCCTCGCCAGCCTGGAGCGCGGGATCGAGGCCGGCCGCCGGTTACTGGCCACGGCGGCGTCCGGCCACCGGCTGGTCGCGGTCGGCGCGTCGACGCTGGGCATCCCGTCCGACGACGGTGTCCACCTCGCCCCGGCCATTCCGGGCTGGGGCGACATCCGGCTCGGCGCCGAGCTGCGGCAGGCGTTCGACGGGGCCGAGGTCAGGCTGGCGACCGACGTCAAGGCCGCCGCCCGGGCCGAGCTGGAGTGGGGCGCGCTGGCCGGCTGCGATCCCGGGATCTACGTCAACCTCGGCACCGGGCTGGCGGTCGCGATCGTCGCCAACGGCGCGGTGCTGGCCGGCCGGCACGGCGCCGCCGGGGAGATCGGCTACAACCTGCGGGGGTGGCCGGACGTCGGGCTGCCGGTGACCGCCCGTGTCCCGCTGGAGGACGCGGTGAGCGGCAAAGCCCTGCTGCGGCGGGCTTCCCGACTCCGGCCCGACCTGGCCGGCGCGGCGGCGGTGTTCGCCGGCGCGGCCCAGGACCGGGGGATCGCCCGGCTGCTGGCCGACTTCGTCCGGGAGCTGGCGTACCACCTGGCCAACCTCGCGATCGCGATCGACCCGGTCCGGATCGTGGTCGGCGGCGGGATGGTGCGGGCCTGGGACCAGCTCGTCGGCGGGCTGCGGGCGGCGCTCGACGCCGCGGTTCCGTACCCGCCGGAGCTGGTCCGCGCCCGTTTCCCGTACGACGCGCCGTTGATGGGCGCGCTCGCGCTCGGCACGGCCGCGGCCCGCGATGTGCTCGGGACGACCCAGCTGGAGAAGGGACTGTCAGGATGAGGCGCACCATGATCGCGGCTGCGGTCGCCGTGTCGGCGAGCCTGCTCGCGGCCGGCTGCAGCGGGTCGACGACCACCACCACCACCGACAACGGCACGGGGTCCGGGACCAAGGAGGCCGGCAGCACCGACAAGGCCAGCCACCAGCAGGGCGGCTCGCTCACCATCGCCAACGTCCAGGGCCAGACCTGGACCTGCCAGTTCAACCCGTTCAACCCCGCGGTGAACTCGGTCGCGCTCGGCTTCGTCTACGAGCCGCTGGTGTACGTCAACCTGCTGCAGGACCAGAAGGAGACGCCGATGCTGGCGTCCTCGTACCAGTGGGCGGCGGACAAGAAGTCGATCGTCTTCACCGTCCGCAGCGGCGTGAAGTGGAGCGACGGTCAGCCTTTCACGGCCGAGGACGTCGCCTACACCTTCGACGTCATGAAGCGGGTCCCCTCGACGGATCTCTACTCGCTGTGGACCGGTGCCGGACTGAAGAGCGTCACCGCCGCCGGCGACAAGGTCACCCTGACCTTCGGTCAGGCCGCCGGGCCGTACTTCTTCAACTTCGCCAACCAGGTCGGCATCGTGCCCAAGCACGTCTTCTCGACCGGCCCGGCCGCGGAGCACCCGGACACCTGGGCCGACCCGAAGCCGGTGGGCACGGGACCGTACACAGTGGACCCCTGCTCGGCCAACAACATCCAGTACGTCGCGAACCCGGGCTACTGGCAGCCGGGCAAGCCGTACCTGAGCAAGCTGCAGTATCCGGCCTACCTCGACAATGGCCCGGCGAACCTCGACCTCGCCGGGGGGAAGGCCCAGTGGGGCAGCCAGTTCATCCCGAACATCGCGGCGCTCTACCTGAACAAGTCCAAGGAGAACCACACCTGGTCGCCGCCGGTGACCAACGTCGGGATCGTGCCCAACCTGGATCCGTCCCGCCCGGCCACCAGCAAGCTCGCGGTACGGCAGGCGATCGCGCTGGCGATCGACCGGCAGCGGATCGCGCTCATCGGGGAGGGCGGGCAGCAGCCGGCCGCCAACCAGACCGGGATCGTGGTGCCGACGTTCCAGAAGTACTACGACCGGGCCGCGGTCGCGGCGGCCGGCTACGACAAGCCGAACCCGGACAAGGCCAAGGGCCTGCTCGCCGGTCTCGGCTACACCGAGGCCAACCCGCTGAAGCTGACGATCATCACGATCACCGGCTACACCGACTGGGACGCCTCGCTGGCGGTGGTCAAGCAGCAGCTGAAGCCCGTCGGCATCGACCTCACCGTCTCCGACCTGGCCCAGCAGACCTTCGACGACCGGCTCTACAACGGCGACTTCGACCTCGCCTACTACGGCCAGGCCGGTGGCCCGACGCCGTACTACGAGCTGCGGCAGATGCTCTACTCGAAGAACTCCGCCCCCATCGGCAAGCCGGCCAGCTTCAACTACGGCCGCTACCTCGATCCCGAGGTCGACGCGCTGTTCGACCAGTACCCGGCGGCGGACGACGCCGGCCAGGTCGACATCGTGAAGAAGGTCGGCGCGGCGATGCTGCGGGACATCCCGATCATCCCGACCACCGAGTCGGTCAACTGGTTCCAGTACAACACCGCGGACATCGCGGGCTGGCCGACGGAGAGCGACCCGTACGCGCAGCCGGCCGCGTTCAACGTCCCGGACGTGGAGCAGCTCCTGCTGCACCTCTACTCGAAGTCCGCGCAGAAGTAGGCGGGGCCTCGTGCGGTACGTCCTGCGGCGGCTGGGGTTCTTCGTGCTCACCCTGTGGGCGGCGCTCACGCTGAACTTCTTCATCCCCCGCTTCATGCCGGGCAGCCCGCTGCAGGCGCTGCGCGACCGTACGCACAACAGGCTGTCGCCGGCGGCGCTGGAGCAGATGCTCACCTCGTACGGGTTCAAGCCGGACGAGAACCTCTTCGTGCAGTACCTGGACTACCTGCGGAACATGGTCACCGGGCGGTGGGGCATCTCCATCGGCGCCACCCTCGGCGAGCCGGTGACCAAGGTGGTCGGTCAGGCGCTGCCGTGGACGCTCGGGCTGGTCGGGATCACCACGGTCCTGGCCTTCGCCCTCGGCTCCCTGATCGGCGTCGTCGCCGGGTGGCGGCGCGGCGGCCGGCTCGACTCCCTGCTGCCGCCGGTCTTCGTCGTCACCTCGGCCCTGCCGTACTTCTGGGTCGGGCTGCTGCTCATCCTGACCTTCTCGGTGTGGACGGGCGGGCTGCTGCCCAGCGACTTCAACTACGACAGCGGGCTGCAGCCGTCGCTGACGCCCGGGTTCGCGGCCAACGTGCTCGCCCACGCGGTGCTGCCGGCGGCCACGATCCTCATCACCTCGATCGGCGGCTGGATCCTGACCATGCGGAACAACATGATCACCACGCTGGCCGAGGACTACGTCCGGATGGGACGGGCCAAGGGCCTGTCCAACCGGCGGATCATGACCACGTACGCGGCCCGCAACGCGATGCTGCCCAACCTGTCCGGCTTCGCGATGTCGCTGGGCTTCGTGATCTCCGGCGCGATCCTGGTCGAGTACGTCTTCAACTACCCCGGGCTCGGCTACCTGCTCTACAACGCCGTGCAGAACACCGACTACCCGCTCATGCAGGCGTTGTTCATGTTGTTCACCGTGGCCGTGCTGGTGTCCGTACTGGTCTGCGACTTCGCGACGGCGTGGCTCGACCCGCGGGCCCGGGCGAAGGGATAGCCGCCGATGACCGCGCTGCTGCTGGACACCAGCACGCCGACCGGCCCACGGGCGCCGACCCGGCGCCGCGGCAGTGGCATCTGGGCCGCGCTGCGGGGCAGCCGCAAGGCGATGCTGGGGCTGGCGATCTTCGCGGTCTTCGCGGTGCTGGCCGCGGTTCCGCAGCTGTTCACCTCGGTCCGGGACCCGAACGAGCTGGCGTTCGCGCCGGGTCTGGGCTCGTCCCGGCAGCACCTGCTCGGCACCACCACGCTCGGCCAGGACATCTTCGCCCAGCTCGTCTACGGCACCCGGCAGTCGCTCGTGATCGCCCTGGTGGCCGGCTTCTTCGCGACCGTCCTGTCCGTACTGGTCGGGGTGTCGGCGGCCTACCTCGGCGGGGTGGCGGACGAGGTGCTGTCGCTGGTGACCAACGTGTTCCTGGTCATCCCGACGTTCCCGCTGATCATCATCCTGGCCACGTACGCCGGGAAGGGCACGCTGCTGGTCGTCCTGATCGTGCTGGTCGTCACCGGCTGGTCGTACGGGGCGAACCAGCTGCGGGCGCAGACGCTGTCGCTGCGCAACCGGGACTTCCTGGAGGCGGCCCGGGTCCGGGGCGAGCGGCGGTCGTACATCATCGTGGTCGAGGTGCTGCCGACGATGACGTCGCTGATCGTCGCGAACTTCCTCGGCGCCGCGCTCTACTCCGTGCTGACCGCGGCCGGGCTGCAGTTCCTCGGGCTCGGCGACCCCAACTCGATCAGCTGGGGCACGATGCTCTACTGGGCCCAGAGCCAGCAGGCGCTGCAGACCGGCCTGCCGCAGTGGTCGATCGCCCCCGGCCTCTGCGTCGCCCTGCTCGGCGCGTCCTTCGCCCTGCTGAACTACGCCTTCGACGAGATCAGCAACCCGGCCCTGCGTCCGGTGAGGAGGCAGCGTGCCCGCCGTACCCGTGCTTGAGGTCCGCGATCTCCGGGTCGAGTACGCCACCGCCCGGGGCCCGGTCGCCGCGGTCCTGGACGTGGCTCTCGACGTGGCCGAGGGCGAGTTCGTCGGCGTCGTCGGCGAGTCCGGGTGCGGCAAGTCCACCCTGCTGTTCGCCATCGCCCAGCTGCTGAGCCCGCCGGCGGCGATCACCGCCGGCAGCGTCGTCTTCCGCGGGCAGAACCTGGTCACCATGACCGACCGGCAGCTGCGGGCGCTGCGCTGGCGGGACTACTCGGTCGTCATGCAGAGCGCGATGAACGCGCTGAACCCGGTCACCTCGATCGGCGCCCAGTTCGAGGACGCGCTCACGGCGCACTCGGACCTGCCGGCCCGGCAGGTCACCGAGCGCTCGGTCGAGGTGCTCCGGCTGGTCGGCATCGACCCGGTCCACCTCGGCAGCTACCCGCACCAGCTCTCCGGCGGCATGCGGCAGCGGGCGATGATCGCGATGGCGCTGCTGTTCACGCCGGACCTGGTCATCATGGACGAGCCGACCTCCGCCCTGGACGTCGTCGCCCAGCGCTCGCTCATGGTCCAGATCAAGGAACTCCAGCAACGGCTGGGTTTCGCGGTCGTCTTCGTCACCCACGACATGTCGCTGGTCAGCCACTTCTCCGACCGGCTGCTGGTGATGTACGCGGGCGAGGTGGTGGAGTCCGGTCCGACCCGGACGGTCTTCGACACCCCGGCCCACCCGTACAGCCGGGGGCTGCTGGACGCGTTCCCGTCGATCCGGGGTCCGCGGGTGCCGCTGACCGGCATCCCCGGCAGCCCGCCGGACCTGGCCCAGCCGCCGCCGGGGTGCCGGTTCCAGCCCCGCTGCCCGGTCGCGTTCGCCGACTGCGAGCGGATCGAGCCGAAGCTGTATCCGGTGGGCGCGGCCCGGGCCCGGTGCCTGCTGCACGCGCCGGGCCGCGCGCTGGTCCACAATGGACCGGAGGCCGGTCCGTGACCGCGCCGCTGATCGAGGCCACCGGGCTGACCAAGCACTTCAAGGTCGGTGGCGCGCTGTCGCGGCGGCGGCTGCACGCGGTCGACGAGGTGGACCTGGCCATCGAACCGCGGGAGATCGTCGCCCTGGTCGGCGAGAGCGGCAGCGGCAAGAGCACGATCGCGCGGCTGCTGGCGAAGGTGCACCGGCCGACCGCGGGGGAGATCCGCTACCAGGGCACGTCGCTGGCGGCGATGAAGACCCGGCGGCAGACCCTGGCCTACCGCGGCGACGTGCCGATGGTGTTCCAGGACCCGTTCAGCTCGCTCAACCCGGCGTACCGGGTGTCGCACGGGATCCTGCGCGGCCTGATCCTGCACCGGCCCGAGCTCGACCGGGCCCAGCGCGCGGCCGAGGCCGAGCGGGTGGTCGACGCGGTCGGGCTCACCCCGGCGGCGACGGTCCTGGACCGCTACCCGTACGAGCTGTCCGGCGGGCAGCGGCAGCGGATCGGCTTCGCGCAGGCCCTGGCCTACCGGCCGAAGCTGATCCTCGCCGACGAGCCGGTGTCCATGTTGGACGTGTCCATCCGGATAGGACTGCTGAACCTGATGGCGGGGCTGCGGGAGCGGGAGGGCGTCTCGTTCCTCTACATCACCCACGACATCGCCAGCGCCCGCTACGTGTCCGACCGGCTGATCGTGATGTACGCCGGCCACGTGGTCGAGTCCGGGCCTACCGAGACGGTGCTCGCCGACCCGAAACACCCGTACACGCAGCTGTTGCTGTCGGCGGTGCCCGATCCGCGGGCGCCGCTGGACGTCGGCGCGGAGACCGACCGGGGGGAGCCGCCGCAGGTGATCGACCCGCGGCCGGGCTGCCGGTTCCGGCAACGGTGCCCGCTGGCGGTCGAGGAGTGCGGCCGGGTGACGCCGCGGCCGCGGGAGCTCGGGCCCGCGCACCAGGCCGCCTGCCACGTGGCGATGGCGTCACCGGCGTCACCGGCGTCATCGGTGGAAGCGGGGCCGGGGTGAAGATCGCGGTGGTCGGGGGCGGGAGTACGTACACGCCCGAGCTGATCGAGGGGTTCGCCCGCCGGGCGGCGGTCCTGCCGGTGGACGAGCTGGTGCTGCACGACGTGGCGGCGGACCGGCTCGACGTCGTCGGCGGCCTGGCCCGCCGGATCCTGGACCGGCACGGCGTCGGCGGGCTCCGCACCACGACCTCGCTCGAGTCCGCTGTGGACGGTGCCGCCGCGGTGCTGGTCCAGCTGCGGGTGGGCGGCCAGCGCACCCGGCTGGTGGACGAGACGCTGCCGGGCCGGTTCGGACTGCTGGGCCAGGAGACGACCGGGCCGGGCGGGTTCGCCAAGGCGCTGCGGACCGTCCCGGTCGTGCTCGACATCGCCGAGCTGGTGGCGGAGCGGGCGCGGGCGGGGGCGTGGATCGTCGACTTCACCAATCCCGTCGGCATCGTCACCCGCGCGCTGCTCGACGCCGGGCACCGGGCGGTCGGCCTCTGCAACGTCGCCATCGGCTTCCAGCGCCGGCTGGCCGCACGTTTCGGCGTCGAGCCGGACCGGATCCGGCTCGACCACGCCGGCCTCAACCACCTGTCCTGGATCCGCCGGGTGCTGGTGGACGGGGTGGACCGACTGCCCGAGCTGCTGGCCGGCGCCGCTGCCGCGGACCTGGCCGCCGAGACCGAGATCCCGGCCGAGCTGCTGCGCACCCTGGGCGCGATCCCGTCGTACTACCTGCACTACTTCTACTGCACCGACCGCGCGGTCCGGGCCCAGGCCACCGGCCCGCAGCGGGCGGAGGAGGTGCTGGAGATCGAGCGCACGCTGCTGCGGATGTACGCCGACCCGGCGCTCGACACCAAGCCTGCGCTGCTGGAGCAACGCGGCGGCGCGTACTACAGCGAGGCGGCCGCGGCCCTGGTGACGTCGCTGCTGACCGGCGACGGCGCCCACCACTACGTGGACGTACGGAACGACGGCACGATCGCCGGCCTGCCCGACGAGGCGGTGGTCGAGGTGCCCGCGACCGTCGACCAGGACGGCGCCCACCCGGTGGCGGTCCCACCGCTGGCGCCGGAGCTGCTCGGCCTCGTCCAGGCGGTGACCGCGTACGAGGTCCTCACCATCGAGGCGGCCCGGACCGGCGACCGGGCGGTGGCGCTGCGGGCGTTGCTGGCCAACCCGCTGGTCCGGCAGTGGGACGTCGCGGTGCCGCTGCTGGACGCGCTGCTGGAGGCGAACCGCGCTCTCCTGCCGAGGTTCTCCCTTGCCTGACGTCGTCCTCGGCATCGACGGGGGCAACTCCAAGACGGACGTGGTGGCCGCGTCCACCTCGGGGCGCGTCCTGGCCCGCCGGCGCGGTGCCGGGGTGGTGTCGCCGCTGGCCGACCCGGCGGCCTGGCGCGAGCAGCTGGCCGCGCTGGTCGCGGACACGCTGCGGGACGCCGGCGCCGGCCAGGCCCGCTGCGCGGCGTACTACCTGGCCAACGTCGACCTCCCGGTCGAGCTCCGGATCGCCCGGCGCGAGCTGGAGCGGATGGGGCTGGCCGCGGAGACCGTGGTGTGCAACGACACGCTGGCGGTGCTGCGGGCCGGGGCGTCGCGGCCCTGGGGCGTCGCGGTGGTGTCCGGCGCCGGCATCAACGCGGTCGGCGTGCACCCGTCCGGGCGTACCGCCGGCTTCCTGGCGCTCGGCGACTACAGCGGCGACACCGGCGGCGGGATCAGCATCGGCGTGCAGGGGCTGGCCGCCGCGATGCGGGCCTGGGACGGGCGGGGACCGGCGACCGCGCTGACCGCCACGCTGCCGGTGAGGCTGGGGATGCGGCGACCGCGGGAGATCGCGGTGGCCGTGCACTCCGGCGCCCTCCGGTACGACGACCTGCACCTGCTCGCCCCGGCCGTGTTCGCCGCGGCCGGGTCCGACGGGGTCGCGGCCGGGATCGTGGCCGGGTTCGCGGATGAGGTCGCGGTGATGGCGACCACGCTGATCCGGCGGCTGCGCCTGGCCCGGACCGACGTCGAGGTGGTCCTGGGCGGCGGCACCCTGCAGGCCGGCGACGGCGCGGTGCTGGACCGGATCGGCACCCGGGTCACCGCGGTCGCGCCGCGGGCCCGGGTCTGCGTGCTGGACGTGGCCCCCGTCTTCGGTGCGCTGGTCGACGCCTGGTCCCGGGCCGGGGCGCCCGCGGCCGCGCTGCGCCGGCTCAGGGGGCAGTTGCCGGCCCGATGACCAGGCCGATCCGGCCGAGGTGGTTCAGGTCGCCGGACCGGGTGAAGAGGTGGTGCAGGACCGGGTCGGTGAGGATTGTCCTGCCGTCTCGCAGGACGGTGAGAGTGTTGGCGGCTACCCGGTAGACGAAGGTGTGGCCGTCGACCGTGCGGTGCGCTTCGTAGCCGCCGGGGATCGGGGTGGCCGGGATGGTGACCGTCTGGGTGGCGGCGGCCTTGCTGGCGCCGTGGTAGTAGAGCGCGCCGGTGGTGGTGCGGCAGTAGTAGACGCGGAAGCGCTTCGTCTCGTAGCCGGCGACGAGCACCGCGTTCCGGCCATCCGGGAGGGTCGCGGCGACCGGGCACGGGCGGGCGGCCGGCGGCTTCGTGGTGGGGACCACGGAGGGCGAGGGCGCAGCCGACGGGGCGGTCTCGCCCGGTACGGGGAGGCCGGAGGCCTGGGCCGGGAGTTGGGCCGGGTCCGGGCTCCCGCGTCCTGTCGTGGTGTTCGCGCCGCACGCCACCAAACCGGCGAGGAACGGTGCCAGCAGCACCGTCCTGCGGCGACGAGGACCGATGGACACCGCGTCATACTCCCCCAGCCCCGCCGGAAATGGGCTCGGACCGTAGGGTGGAGCGGTGCTTGCGCGCCGTACTGAGGAGATGCAGCCGTGATCCGCACGCATGAGGCGGGGACGCTTCGGGCCGGGATGGCCGGGGAGACTGTCACGTTGGCCGGGTGGGTGGCCCGGCGGCGGGACCACGGCGGGGTGATCTTCGTCGATCTCCGGGACGCGTCCGGGGTGGCGCAGGTCGTCTTCCGCGAGGGCGAGATGGCGGCCGTGGCGCACCAGCTGCGGGCCGAGTTCTGTGTCGCGATCACCGGCACGGTGGGGCGGCGGCCGGAGGGCAACACCAATCCGGAGCTGCCGACCGGCGAGGTCGAGGTGACCGCGACCCGGCTCGAGGTGCTCAGCGAGGCGGCGCCGCTGCCGTTCCCGATCGACGACGCGCGCGGGGGCGCCGGCGAGGTCGGCGAGGAGGCGCGGCTCAAGTGGCGCTATCTCGACCTGCGCCGGTCGGGGCCGTCGGCGGCGCTGCGGATGCGCTCGGAAGCCAGCCGGCTCGCCCGGGAGGTGCTCGCGGATCGCCGGTTCGTCGAGGTGGAGACGCCGGACCTGACCCGGTCGACGCCGGAGGGGGCGCGCGACTTCCTGGTCCCGGTGCGGCTGCAGCCCGGCAACTGGTACGCGCTGCCCCAGTCCCCGCAGCTGTTCAAGCAGCTGCTCATGGTCGCGGGCATGGAGCGCTACTACCAGCTCGCCCGCTGTTTCCGGGACGAGGACCTGCGCGCCGACCGGCAGCCGGAGTTCACGCAGCTCGACGTCGAGATGTCGTTCGTGGACGTCGAGGACATCGTCGAGCTCACCGAAGAGGTGGTGGCGCGGATCTGGTCCGAGCTGGCCGGCTTCGACCTGCCCCGGCCGGTGCGGCGGATGCCGTACGGAGAGGCGCTGGCCCGGTACGGCTCGGACCGGCCGGACCTGCGCTTCGGCGTCGAGCTGACCGAGCTGACCGGCTACTTCGCCGGCACCGAGTTCCGGGTCTTCCAGGCGCCGTACGTCGGCGCCGTCGTGATGCCGGGCGGTGCGTCCCAGTCGCGGCGGGAGTTCGACGCCTGGCAGGAATGGGCGCGTTCCCGCGGCGCCCGCGGGCTGGCGTACGCGGCCTTCGACGCGGAGACCGGCGAGGCGCGCGGGCCGATCGTGCGCAACCTCTCGCCCGAGCATCTCGCCGGGCTGGCCGAGGCGGCCGGGGCGGGCAACGGCGACGCGGTGTTCTTCGCCGCGGGTGAGCCGGCCGACGCGCGGGCGCTGCTCGGCGCGACCCGGCAGGAGATCGGCCGCCGGTGCGGGCTCATCGACGAGTCGCGCTGGGAGTTCGTCTGGGTGGTCGATTTCCCCATGTTCGAGCCGGTACGCGACGACGACGGCCGGCAGACCGGCTGGACCGCCGTGCACCACCCGTTCACCGCACCCTCCCCGGAGTGGGCCGATCGCTTCGACACCGAGCCGGAGCACGCGCTGGCCCAGGCGTACGACATCGTCGTCAACGGCGTCGAGCTCGGCGGCGGGTCGATCCGTATCCACCGGGCCGACCTGCAGCAGCGCGTCTTCGACCGGATCGGGTTGAGCAAGGACGAGGCCGAGGGGAAGTTCGGCTTCCTGCTGGAGGCCTTCCAGTACGGGCCGCCGCCGCACGGCGGCATCGCGCTCGGCTGGGACCGGCTCTGCGCGCTGCTGGCCGGCGTGGACTCGATCCGCGAGGTGATCGCCTTCCCGAAGACGGCCTCCGGTGGGGATCCGCTGACGGGCGCCCCGACCCCGGTGAGCATCGACCAGCTGCGCGAGGCCGGCGTGCTCGCCCGCCCCGCCAAGGCCGAACCCGCCTCCGGCTGAACCGAGGGCCGAGCCGGCCGCTCAGAAGTCGACGCGTTCCGCCGCACGGCGGTCGCCATGCCGGGTGCCGGCTGGAGGAACGCCGAATGCCGGGTCGTACGGTCGGGGCGTGTCGGTCGAGCCGGGGTTGTGTGGGTCGTGCCGGTTCGCGCGGTGGAATGAGACGCGGCGGGGGACGGTGTATGTGCGCTGCACCCGGCCGGAGCTGGTGAGGTATCCGCGGCTGCCGCGGGTGAGCTGTGCGGGCTATGAGGAGGAGATCGTGGCGAAGGCGTACTGGATCAACATGGTCATCGCGATCCACGACCAGGCCAAGCTGGACGCGTACGTCGCGCTGGCCGGGCCGGCGATGGAGGCGGCCGGTGGCCGGTTCCTGGCCCGGGGCGTGCCGGCGGCGGCGTTCGAGCGCGGGACGACCGAGCGGACCACGCTGATCGAGTTCGGCAGCGTGGACGAGGCGGTGGCGGCGTACCACAGCGCTGCCTACCAGGAAGCGTTGCGCGCGCTCGACGGCGGCGTCGACCGCGAGATCCGCATCATCGAGGCGATCGACTGATCCCCCGCCGCCGCGGCGGGAGGTGGATCACCAGGCCCGCATCGAGCGCCGCGGCCGGCTCGATCCGTACCGCCGGCTCGACTGGCGGCGCCGGCTCGACCTGTACGACTGGCCCGGTCTCCGCTGCCGGTTCGGGTTGCGGTGCCGGGTCGGTCTTGGTCGGCGGTGGCTCAGCGGGGCTGCCGTCGGACGCGCGGAGCAGGGGGATTCCGGCGCCGACGTGCACCAGCAGGGGAGGACGGATCTCACCCTTCCGCTCGGCCACCTTCCGCTCCTCCAGAGCGAGGGTGGCCTTGACCGTGCACGATCCGCCGGTGAGCGCGACCAGCCGGCCGCCGCGTACGGTCGCGGCCAGCCCGCGGACGGTGAACTCGACCGTCAGCTCGACGTGCAGGGTGGCCAGCCGCATCTCCCGGACCAGCAGGTCGACCGAGGGCTGCTGGCGCACGGTCACCGTGTGCTCGGCCAGGCTGACGACCTCGGACGTGCCGGGCTGGTCGCGAGTGCGGCGGGCGGCCGCGGTGAGCACCGTCCACTTGCGCCAGCCGGTCAGCAGCAGCTGACCCAGGTCGAGGTCGAGCAGGCCCTGGACGGAGCGGGC
This genomic interval carries:
- a CDS encoding ABC transporter ATP-binding protein, producing the protein MTAPLIEATGLTKHFKVGGALSRRRLHAVDEVDLAIEPREIVALVGESGSGKSTIARLLAKVHRPTAGEIRYQGTSLAAMKTRRQTLAYRGDVPMVFQDPFSSLNPAYRVSHGILRGLILHRPELDRAQRAAEAERVVDAVGLTPAATVLDRYPYELSGGQRQRIGFAQALAYRPKLILADEPVSMLDVSIRIGLLNLMAGLREREGVSFLYITHDIASARYVSDRLIVMYAGHVVESGPTETVLADPKHPYTQLLLSAVPDPRAPLDVGAETDRGEPPQVIDPRPGCRFRQRCPLAVEECGRVTPRPRELGPAHQAACHVAMASPASPASSVEAGPG
- a CDS encoding 6-phospho-beta-glucosidase, which gives rise to MKIAVVGGGSTYTPELIEGFARRAAVLPVDELVLHDVAADRLDVVGGLARRILDRHGVGGLRTTTSLESAVDGAAAVLVQLRVGGQRTRLVDETLPGRFGLLGQETTGPGGFAKALRTVPVVLDIAELVAERARAGAWIVDFTNPVGIVTRALLDAGHRAVGLCNVAIGFQRRLAARFGVEPDRIRLDHAGLNHLSWIRRVLVDGVDRLPELLAGAAAADLAAETEIPAELLRTLGAIPSYYLHYFYCTDRAVRAQATGPQRAEEVLEIERTLLRMYADPALDTKPALLEQRGGAYYSEAAAALVTSLLTGDGAHHYVDVRNDGTIAGLPDEAVVEVPATVDQDGAHPVAVPPLAPELLGLVQAVTAYEVLTIEAARTGDRAVALRALLANPLVRQWDVAVPLLDALLEANRALLPRFSLA
- a CDS encoding BadF/BadG/BcrA/BcrD ATPase family protein, with protein sequence MPDVVLGIDGGNSKTDVVAASTSGRVLARRRGAGVVSPLADPAAWREQLAALVADTLRDAGAGQARCAAYYLANVDLPVELRIARRELERMGLAAETVVCNDTLAVLRAGASRPWGVAVVSGAGINAVGVHPSGRTAGFLALGDYSGDTGGGISIGVQGLAAAMRAWDGRGPATALTATLPVRLGMRRPREIAVAVHSGALRYDDLHLLAPAVFAAAGSDGVAAGIVAGFADEVAVMATTLIRRLRLARTDVEVVLGGGTLQAGDGAVLDRIGTRVTAVAPRARVCVLDVAPVFGALVDAWSRAGAPAAALRRLRGQLPAR
- the aspS gene encoding aspartate--tRNA ligase, whose product is MIRTHEAGTLRAGMAGETVTLAGWVARRRDHGGVIFVDLRDASGVAQVVFREGEMAAVAHQLRAEFCVAITGTVGRRPEGNTNPELPTGEVEVTATRLEVLSEAAPLPFPIDDARGGAGEVGEEARLKWRYLDLRRSGPSAALRMRSEASRLAREVLADRRFVEVETPDLTRSTPEGARDFLVPVRLQPGNWYALPQSPQLFKQLLMVAGMERYYQLARCFRDEDLRADRQPEFTQLDVEMSFVDVEDIVELTEEVVARIWSELAGFDLPRPVRRMPYGEALARYGSDRPDLRFGVELTELTGYFAGTEFRVFQAPYVGAVVMPGGASQSRREFDAWQEWARSRGARGLAYAAFDAETGEARGPIVRNLSPEHLAGLAEAAGAGNGDAVFFAAGEPADARALLGATRQEIGRRCGLIDESRWEFVWVVDFPMFEPVRDDDGRQTGWTAVHHPFTAPSPEWADRFDTEPEHALAQAYDIVVNGVELGGGSIRIHRADLQQRVFDRIGLSKDEAEGKFGFLLEAFQYGPPPHGGIALGWDRLCALLAGVDSIREVIAFPKTASGGDPLTGAPTPVSIDQLREAGVLARPAKAEPASG
- a CDS encoding DUF1330 domain-containing protein, coding for MRCTRPELVRYPRLPRVSCAGYEEEIVAKAYWINMVIAIHDQAKLDAYVALAGPAMEAAGGRFLARGVPAAAFERGTTERTTLIEFGSVDEAVAAYHSAAYQEALRALDGGVDREIRIIEAID